The Primulina eburnea isolate SZY01 chromosome 8, ASM2296580v1, whole genome shotgun sequence genome contains a region encoding:
- the LOC140839361 gene encoding vesicle transport protein GOT1-like isoform X2, whose translation MMSFEMNDRKKIGLGLTGFGVFFSFLGIIFFFDKGLLAMGNILFISGVALTIGLKSSMQFFLRSSNFKGSVSFGVGFFLVIIGWPVLGMIIESYGFIVLFSGFWPTVAVFLQKIPVIGWLFQQPFVRTLIERYRGKRVPV comes from the exons ATGATGTCCTTTGAGATGAACGACCGCAAAA AAATTGGACTTGGTTTGACGGGTTTTGGAGtgtttttttcatttttgggtATCATTTTCTTCTTCGACAAAGGACTACTTGCGATGGGAAAT ATCCTCTTCATATCCGGGGTTGCATTAACAATTGGACTTAAATCGTCCATGCAATTCTTCTTGAGGTCTTCAAACTTTAAG GGTTCTGTCTCATTTGGTGTTGGCTTCTTCTTAGTCATCATTGGATGGCCTGTGCTAGGAATGATTATTGAGTCATATGGATTCATTGTTTTATTCAG TGGCTTCTGGCCAACAGTGGCTGTTTTTCTGCAGAAGATACCTGTTATTGGTTGGCTTTTCCAGCAGCCTTTTGTCAGAACG TTGATTGAACGTTATCGAGGTAAGAGAGTACCCGTGTAA
- the LOC140839361 gene encoding vesicle transport protein GOT1-like isoform X1 — MMSFEMNDRKKIGLGLTGFGVFFSFLGIIFFFDKGLLAMGNILFISGVALTIGLKSSMQFFLRSSNFKGSVSFGVGFFLVIIGWPVLGMIIESYGFIVLFSGFWPTVAVFLQKIPVIGWLFQQPFVRTWYQMYALYIYCCMHQ, encoded by the exons ATGATGTCCTTTGAGATGAACGACCGCAAAA AAATTGGACTTGGTTTGACGGGTTTTGGAGtgtttttttcatttttgggtATCATTTTCTTCTTCGACAAAGGACTACTTGCGATGGGAAAT ATCCTCTTCATATCCGGGGTTGCATTAACAATTGGACTTAAATCGTCCATGCAATTCTTCTTGAGGTCTTCAAACTTTAAG GGTTCTGTCTCATTTGGTGTTGGCTTCTTCTTAGTCATCATTGGATGGCCTGTGCTAGGAATGATTATTGAGTCATATGGATTCATTGTTTTATTCAG TGGCTTCTGGCCAACAGTGGCTGTTTTTCTGCAGAAGATACCTGTTATTGGTTGGCTTTTCCAGCAGCCTTTTGTCAGAACG TGGTACCAAATGTATGCATTATATATTTACTGTTGCATGCACCAATGA